The Desulfitobacterium chlororespirans DSM 11544 sequence CTGGCCAAAATCCTCCTGGAACAATTTCCTCAGATCCATACGGCTTTGAATACTAAATATGCCGATATTGAGGAGGATTTGATCCGCCTGACCAAGATTGATCTGGATGAGCTCATGGCGGCGGGCCTGATCCCCAGGCAGGATACCAATGTTACCGCTACAGCCTTTGTGGGAACCTTCCGTGAAGTTATTCTGGCCTGGATTGGCAAGGGTGAACCCAAGGATATTGATCTGGCCTATAAAACCCTCATCGATTACAACATGCGCGGGATTGGGAGATATAAAATTGATGAAGAAGGATAGCAATTATTTGACCATTGAATCCCTCAATGTGGTCTATTCCCAGAACGGTCAATTAACCCCCGCTTTAAAAGATGTCAGCCTAAATCTTCCTCAGGGGCAGATTGGGGCGATCATCGGTCCCTCCGGCTGCGGTAAAAGCACCCTTTTAAATGTGGTGGCAGGCCTGAATAAGAACTATCAGGGAAAGGTGCTTTTAAAAGGCGCTCCCCCCCAAGCTAGTAACGAAGTGGCCCTGATTCTGCAGGAATACGGACTTTTGCCCTGGAAAAGCGTATGGGATAATGTCCGGCTGGGCTTGCAGATTAAAGGAATAGCCGGTACCCAAGCGGCCCAACGCACCGAAGAGATTCTTAAGCAGTTGGGCTTATTGCACCTGCGCAAGCGTTTTCCCATTCAATTAAGCGGGGGACAAAGACAGAGAGTGGCCATTGCCCGTTCTATGGTGCTTCATCCGGAACTGCTCCTTATGGATGAGCCTTTTTCTTCTCTCGATGCCTTAACCAGGGAAGAGATGCAGGACCTGGTCCTCAAAGTCTGGCAGGAGACAGGACTTACCATCCTGATCATTACTCACAATATTGAGGAAGCCGTGTTTTTGGGGCAGAAGATTTTCGTCATGTCCCCTTGTCCGGGAATCATTACCCAGGAGATTCACAACCCTTTAGCCGGGGACTATGAAGCCCGGGGAAAAATGGAATTTCTTGAAGTGTGCAACGCTCTGCGCCTGAGCCTGCGGGGGAGGTGCGAGATATGCCCTTAAAATCCCTGACTTCCAAAGTGTTCACCACCCTGATCACCGTGCTTCTCATCGGTTTGGCCTGGCAGATTCTGTCCATGCTTCTTCAAACCACTGCCTTTCCTCCTCCCTGGGAAGCCCTCCAATCCTTTGGGGAATTGTTTTTCAATGAGCTTATGCCTCATTTGCAGGTGAGCCTTTACCGCGTGGGCGTCAGCTTGATAGTGGCTGCTCTTTTGGGGATTCCTCTGGGTTTATTTTTAGGCAAGAACAAACGGGCCGATGCTTGGTCCGCTCCTTTTCTCTACCTGACTTTTCCGGTCCCTAAGGTGGTTTTTCTGCCGATTTTTCTTATTTTACTGGGAATTGGTGATGTTTCGAAAATTGTTATGATCACCTTGATCGTCTTCTATCAGATTGTGGTGACCACACGGGATGCAGCCCGCAATGTGCAGCATGAATATGTCCTCTCCGTGGAGTCTTTGCGGGCCTCAACCCTGGAACTCTACCGGCATGTCTATTTTCCGGCCTGTCTGCCCTCGATTCTGACCTCCCTGAAACTAGGCTTAGGGACGGCTATGGCCATCCTTTTCCTGGTGGAGACCTATGCGACTCAGGAGGGAATTGGTTATTTTATCATGAATTCCTGGAGCAGTTTAGCCTATGACAAGATGTTTGCCGGAATCATCGCCATGGGATTAATGGGGTTCCTGATCTATCTGCTCCTTGATACCTGTGAAAAATTCTTCTGCTCCTGGGTTAATCCATAAAAATAAGGATAACCTAATGCTGCGCAAAAAAACTATTGACACCTCTTAAAAAAGAGAGTTTAATAGAATTCAAGAAATGAACTCGAATTCATATTTTTGAAATGAGCAGGAGGAATATCTAAATGAGGCGCAAATCCTTTTTCAGCCTTGTGTTGAGCCTTGTTCTTGTCTTAGCTTTGAGCACAGGCTGCGGACAAAAGAATACCGCCAACCCGGGCGACTCCCAAGCAGGGGATACCTTAACCATCGGGTCCATGACTATTGAAGAGAATCTGCCTGTCTTGGTTGCTCAGCAAAACGGCTATTTTGCTGAACAAAATCTGGAGGTTAAATTATTGACCTTCCAGAGTCCCGTCGAGCTGCAAAGCGCTTTTCAAACGGGACAACTGGACGGTATGATTACAGATATCATGATTGCCGCTTTGCTGAAAAGTTCGGGTGAAGATCTGCGGGTTGCTTCCATCGCTCTTGGGGCCACACCGGAGGAAGGGCGCTTTGCCATTATCGCCTCACCGGCCAGCACGGTGAAGACCGTTGCCGACTTAAAAGGGAAGCGCATCGGCATCTCCAACAATTCCATAATCGAATATGTCACCGACAAACTTCTTCTGGCGGGAGGAGTCAATCCAGGGGAAGTCAATAAGACCACAGTTGCCAAACTCCCGCTGCGGGTGGAAATGCTCCTGAGCAATCAGATCGATGCTATTGTAGTACCGGACCCCCAGATATCCTACGTGGTTTCACAGGGTGCCAAAATCATTGCTGAAGACTCCCAAGGAGAAAATCTTTCGCAATCGGTGACCATTGTCGGCAAGAAGACCCTCAATGAGAAGCAGGATGCTCTGCAGCGTTTTTATCAAGCCTACACGAAAGGGGTTCAGGCCATCAATGCCTCCCCGGATCAGTATAAAGAGCTTTTGGTTAAGAATGTGAATATACCCGAAAGCATCGCCGCTTCTTATCAGGTCCAGCATTACTCCGAGCCTCAGCTTCCTGAGGAAAAGGATGTCAATAAGGTGCTGGAGTGGCTTCAGGAAAAAGGACTGCTCAAAAACCCTGTGGATTATGAAAGTTTTGTTCAGTCAGGATTATATTAGGATTGATCCTCTTACCAAAAACAAAGCGTGCAGACGCTTTGTTTTTGACTGTCTATAGCAGTTAACGACCTGATGCAAAGGTCCCCAATGAATTGGGAAAGATAGTAGCATCATAGTATAATGTGTTCAGGGAGAGTGATGGTTACGGAGAAACTATTAAAAGGAATCGTCAATTTTCGTAATGGGGATTTCGAGACTCATCGACAACTTTTTGAGGAATTAAAAGATAATCAAAAACCCCATACCTTGTTTATTACTTGTTCCGATTCGCGTATTGATCCCAATATGATCACAGGAACCTTGCCCGGAGAACTGTTCATCGTCCGCAATGTAGCCAATATTGTGCCGCCTTGCCGCGAAACATCGGAATATGTGAGCACCACCTCGGCCATAGAATACGCTGTACAGATGCTGGGAGTGGAAAACATCATCGTCTGCGGACATTCCAACTGCGGAGGTTGTTCAGCCAGCCTGAATGCGCCTGAGAAGCTGAACCAGCTGCCCCATACGAAAAAATGGCTGGAGCTTATGGAATCGGTAAGACAGAGAGTCCTTAGCGAATTTGCGGAGGATGAACCAACGGCCCGCGAATGGATGATGGAGCAGATTAATGTGGTGGAGCAATTGCGCCATTTAATGACTTATCCTTATATTTACGAGAAGGTTATGGCCAGGGAGCTTATGCTCAGCGGCTGGCACTATATGATCGAAACCGGGGAAGTTTTTATTTACGATTACCGGGCGGGGGAGTTCCGCTTGGCTAATGGGAACAGAACCTAGTTCCTGTCCGTGATTGGTGCGAAAGGTTGTGATCTGGATGGTCATTGGGTTTGGCTTCGGAAGCCCGCTGCAAAGCCTGCTTATGCTGCTCCTGACCTCATTGCTGAGCTATGTGATTTTCAAGAATCTGCGCCGGCGCCGGCACACCAACCTGGATCCCTATGAGGAAAGGGAAAGACGCCGCCAGTATTACTATGAACAACGTCAGCGGGCCAGAGA is a genomic window containing:
- a CDS encoding ABC transporter permease — protein: MPLKSLTSKVFTTLITVLLIGLAWQILSMLLQTTAFPPPWEALQSFGELFFNELMPHLQVSLYRVGVSLIVAALLGIPLGLFLGKNKRADAWSAPFLYLTFPVPKVVFLPIFLILLGIGDVSKIVMITLIVFYQIVVTTRDAARNVQHEYVLSVESLRASTLELYRHVYFPACLPSILTSLKLGLGTAMAILFLVETYATQEGIGYFIMNSWSSLAYDKMFAGIIAMGLMGFLIYLLLDTCEKFFCSWVNP
- a CDS encoding ABC transporter substrate-binding protein, with the protein product MRRKSFFSLVLSLVLVLALSTGCGQKNTANPGDSQAGDTLTIGSMTIEENLPVLVAQQNGYFAEQNLEVKLLTFQSPVELQSAFQTGQLDGMITDIMIAALLKSSGEDLRVASIALGATPEEGRFAIIASPASTVKTVADLKGKRIGISNNSIIEYVTDKLLLAGGVNPGEVNKTTVAKLPLRVEMLLSNQIDAIVVPDPQISYVVSQGAKIIAEDSQGENLSQSVTIVGKKTLNEKQDALQRFYQAYTKGVQAINASPDQYKELLVKNVNIPESIAASYQVQHYSEPQLPEEKDVNKVLEWLQEKGLLKNPVDYESFVQSGLY
- a CDS encoding carbonic anhydrase — encoded protein: MVTEKLLKGIVNFRNGDFETHRQLFEELKDNQKPHTLFITCSDSRIDPNMITGTLPGELFIVRNVANIVPPCRETSEYVSTTSAIEYAVQMLGVENIIVCGHSNCGGCSASLNAPEKLNQLPHTKKWLELMESVRQRVLSEFAEDEPTAREWMMEQINVVEQLRHLMTYPYIYEKVMARELMLSGWHYMIETGEVFIYDYRAGEFRLANGNRT
- a CDS encoding ABC transporter ATP-binding protein, which translates into the protein MKKDSNYLTIESLNVVYSQNGQLTPALKDVSLNLPQGQIGAIIGPSGCGKSTLLNVVAGLNKNYQGKVLLKGAPPQASNEVALILQEYGLLPWKSVWDNVRLGLQIKGIAGTQAAQRTEEILKQLGLLHLRKRFPIQLSGGQRQRVAIARSMVLHPELLLMDEPFSSLDALTREEMQDLVLKVWQETGLTILIITHNIEEAVFLGQKIFVMSPCPGIITQEIHNPLAGDYEARGKMEFLEVCNALRLSLRGRCEICP